The following proteins are encoded in a genomic region of Thioclava nitratireducens:
- a CDS encoding DUF1236 domain-containing protein yields the protein MTRKLATILAAAASTTMIAGTAFAETSPPLMATAQGDVTIHAGVEASSKTVATVMAGSTIPVEGCLPDGTICQVTYDGMNGYAPASQLGVMVDGQMALLSTNPQSVTVNQIQVPGDNASKDAQGAAALTGAAAGGAAGAAVGGPVGAVVGALVGAAGVGAAAKPEPTTITWVEKHPVAPVYLKGEVATGKVVPDVVTLTPVPDSTYAYGNINDRTVFVNPDNRAIVYVVPAS from the coding sequence ATGACCCGCAAACTCGCTACTATTCTCGCTGCTGCTGCCAGCACCACGATGATCGCCGGCACCGCTTTTGCTGAAACCAGCCCGCCGCTTATGGCGACGGCGCAGGGCGACGTGACGATCCATGCCGGGGTCGAAGCCTCGTCGAAAACCGTTGCGACCGTGATGGCCGGCTCGACCATTCCGGTCGAAGGCTGCCTGCCCGACGGCACGATCTGCCAGGTTACCTATGACGGCATGAACGGCTATGCCCCTGCCAGCCAGCTGGGTGTGATGGTCGACGGCCAGATGGCGCTTCTGTCGACGAACCCGCAATCGGTGACGGTGAACCAGATTCAGGTCCCGGGCGATAACGCCAGCAAGGACGCTCAGGGTGCCGCGGCGCTGACCGGTGCTGCCGCGGGTGGTGCGGCCGGCGCTGCCGTGGGCGGTCCCGTGGGGGCCGTGGTCGGCGCGCTCGTCGGTGCCGCAGGTGTCGGCGCTGCCGCCAAGCCCGAACCCACCACGATCACCTGGGTCGAGAAGCACCCTGTCGCACCGGTCTATCTGAAAGGCGAGGTTGCGACCGGCAAGGTCGTCCCGGACGTGGTGACGCTGACGCCGGTGCCCGACAGCACCTATGCCTACGGCAACATTAACGACCGCACGGTCTTCGTGAATCCCGACAACCGCGCGATCGTCTACGTGGTCCCGGCCTCGTAA
- a CDS encoding penicillin-binding protein 1A, with amino-acid sequence MIRFILGSIGGVFSWVVTGLFFAALTIGAIFWIYSRDLPSYDQLAQYRPKTISRIYNGDGRLIDEFAEQRRLFVPIRDIPDRVKGAFVSAEDKNFYIHPGFDPRGIAAAMFTAVKSGGRDVRGASTITQQVTKNLLLSSDRSVERKIKELILSSRIEHVLSKDRILELYLNEIYLGQNSYGVAAAAQTYFNKPLADLTVGEAAYLAALPKKPADLHPVRDYKTAVDRRNYVLRRMYEDGRIDKATMEAEQNKPLKSVQNGDYAPFRAQLPPRDYFTDEIRRQLSKSFGEEEFFGGGLTIRATVNPDLQSHATKALQHALEKYDREQGVWRGTGAKIAEDKLKKEADWRAALDDVSTAKAPRDIEGWHPAVVLGFEGGSARIGIEGIEEDKDGHWIPPEDVTWARKLKEDGKLGPRAKQAQDLLETGDVVEVRAMTSDSDGSFIRWTLRQVPKVEGAFMAMDVNTGRVLAMQGGFSYQASVYNRATQAMRQPGSNFKPFVYAAALDSGFSPETIVVDAPIEVNTPQGMWRPKNASNKYYGPTPMRTGLEHSRNLMTIRIAQEIGMDTVAAYAEKFGVYDHMRRFLANALGAQETTMFRLISAYAMFANGGERVEPTLVDRVQDRYGRTIYRHDQRSCDNCDDPNLPEGQGPKIVSHRDQIIDPITAYQMISLMEGVVKRGSGYGVDLPVPIAGKTGTTNDAKDVWFTGFSSNIVASCYMGYDNPRSLGRHAYGGTLCVPVFNEFMREAIKEFGGSKFKVPPGGTWAKFNRYTGERLSDSATGEFVQAEYLRPGQDMSGLGSLVVDGGFAMGSNLPLFAQGERDDAGSTTVTTSTGQQKVIPKKKADFGSLSAGGLY; translated from the coding sequence GTGATCCGTTTCATTCTCGGCTCGATCGGCGGCGTGTTTTCCTGGGTTGTGACCGGGCTGTTCTTTGCGGCGCTCACCATCGGGGCGATCTTCTGGATCTATTCGCGCGATCTGCCGAGCTACGACCAGCTTGCGCAATACCGCCCCAAGACCATCTCGCGCATCTATAACGGCGACGGCCGCCTGATTGACGAATTCGCCGAGCAGCGCCGCCTCTTCGTGCCGATCCGCGACATTCCCGACCGGGTGAAGGGCGCGTTCGTCTCGGCGGAGGACAAGAATTTCTACATCCACCCCGGTTTCGATCCGCGCGGGATCGCAGCGGCGATGTTCACCGCCGTGAAATCGGGCGGGCGCGACGTGCGCGGGGCCTCGACGATCACCCAACAGGTGACGAAGAACCTGCTTCTGTCCTCGGACCGCTCTGTGGAGCGCAAGATCAAGGAACTGATCCTGTCCTCGCGCATCGAACATGTGCTGAGCAAGGACCGTATCCTCGAGCTCTATCTCAACGAGATCTATCTCGGCCAGAACTCCTACGGGGTCGCTGCCGCGGCGCAGACCTATTTCAACAAGCCGCTCGCCGATCTGACGGTGGGCGAGGCCGCCTATCTCGCGGCGCTGCCGAAGAAGCCCGCCGATCTGCATCCCGTGCGCGACTACAAAACCGCCGTGGATCGCCGCAACTATGTGCTGCGCCGGATGTACGAGGATGGCCGCATCGACAAGGCGACGATGGAAGCGGAGCAGAACAAGCCGCTGAAATCCGTGCAGAACGGCGATTACGCCCCGTTCCGCGCACAGCTTCCGCCGCGCGACTATTTCACCGACGAAATCCGCCGCCAGCTGTCGAAAAGCTTTGGCGAAGAGGAATTCTTCGGCGGTGGCCTGACCATCCGCGCGACCGTGAACCCCGATCTTCAGTCCCATGCGACGAAGGCGCTGCAGCACGCGCTGGAGAAATACGACCGCGAGCAGGGCGTCTGGCGCGGCACCGGCGCGAAGATCGCCGAGGACAAGCTGAAGAAAGAAGCCGATTGGCGCGCCGCGCTCGACGATGTCTCGACCGCGAAGGCGCCGCGCGACATCGAGGGATGGCACCCGGCCGTGGTGCTGGGCTTCGAGGGCGGTTCGGCCCGGATCGGCATCGAGGGTATCGAGGAAGACAAAGACGGCCACTGGATTCCGCCGGAAGACGTGACTTGGGCGCGCAAGCTGAAAGAGGACGGCAAGCTCGGCCCGCGCGCGAAGCAGGCGCAGGATCTTCTGGAGACCGGCGACGTGGTCGAGGTCCGGGCGATGACGAGCGATAGCGACGGCTCCTTCATCCGCTGGACGCTGCGCCAGGTGCCGAAGGTCGAAGGCGCCTTCATGGCGATGGACGTGAATACCGGCCGCGTGTTGGCGATGCAGGGCGGCTTCTCCTATCAGGCTTCGGTCTATAACCGCGCGACGCAGGCGATGCGCCAGCCGGGCTCGAACTTCAAACCCTTCGTCTACGCGGCGGCGCTTGATTCCGGCTTCTCGCCCGAGACGATCGTGGTCGACGCGCCGATCGAGGTGAACACGCCGCAGGGCATGTGGCGCCCGAAGAACGCCTCGAACAAGTATTACGGCCCGACGCCGATGCGCACCGGTCTCGAGCATTCGCGCAACCTGATGACGATCCGGATCGCGCAGGAAATCGGCATGGACACGGTCGCCGCCTATGCGGAGAAATTCGGCGTCTACGACCATATGCGCCGCTTCCTCGCCAACGCGCTCGGCGCGCAGGAAACCACGATGTTCCGCCTGATCTCGGCCTACGCGATGTTCGCCAATGGCGGCGAGCGGGTGGAGCCGACGCTGGTCGACCGCGTGCAGGACCGCTACGGCCGCACGATCTACCGTCACGACCAGCGCAGCTGCGACAATTGCGACGATCCGAACCTGCCGGAGGGGCAGGGCCCGAAGATCGTCAGCCACCGCGACCAGATCATCGACCCGATCACCGCCTACCAGATGATCTCCTTGATGGAGGGCGTGGTGAAGCGCGGCTCCGGCTACGGCGTCGACCTGCCGGTTCCGATCGCGGGCAAGACCGGCACCACGAATGACGCGAAAGACGTCTGGTTCACCGGCTTCAGCTCGAACATCGTGGCTTCGTGCTACATGGGCTACGACAACCCGCGCTCGCTGGGCCGTCACGCTTATGGCGGTACACTCTGCGTCCCGGTCTTCAACGAGTTCATGCGCGAGGCGATCAAGGAATTCGGCGGCTCGAAGTTCAAGGTTCCGCCGGGTGGCACCTGGGCCAAGTTCAACCGCTATACCGGCGAGCGTCTGTCCGACTCCGCCACCGGCGAATTCGTCCAAGCCGAATATCTGCGCCCCGGTCAGGACATGTCGGGCCTCGGCTCGCTGGTCGTCGATGGCGGCTTCGCGATGGGCTCCAACCTGCCGCTCTTCGCGCAGGGGGAGCGTGACGACGCGGGCTCTACCACGGTCACCACCTCGACGGGTCAGCAGAAGGTCATTCCGAAGAAGAAGGCCGATTTCGGCTCGCTCTCGGCAGGCGGCCTCTACTGA
- a CDS encoding pyridoxal phosphate-dependent aminotransferase: MRQSKRGQVEPFIAMDVLRMAAEAEAAGRDIVHMEVGQPGTSAPKAAKRRLAEALESQPMGYTVALGLPYLREGIAKLYKRWYDIDLDPARVVITSGSSGAFQLAFTALFDVGDKVGLGEPGYPSYRQILKALSIEPVGIPTEAQNRYQPTPEEIPDDLAGLIVASPGNPSGTMLGKPELQALIEHCQARDIAFISDEIYHGLQYEGRAVSALEISDDVFVINSFSKYFSMTGWRVGWMVVPESHLRTVERLAQHMFICAPHASQVAALGALESLDEMAENVARYGQSRQMLLEELPKMGFTRIAPPDGAFYLYADVSELTEDSAAFAAEILESVGVAVTPGMDFDPHRGAQTIRFSYAQSPERVAEGIKRLRSFMENR; this comes from the coding sequence ATGCGGCAGTCGAAACGCGGGCAGGTGGAACCGTTCATCGCGATGGATGTGCTGCGCATGGCAGCCGAGGCGGAGGCTGCGGGCCGCGACATCGTGCACATGGAAGTGGGCCAGCCGGGCACCTCCGCACCGAAAGCCGCCAAGCGTCGTCTGGCCGAGGCGCTGGAGAGCCAGCCGATGGGCTACACCGTTGCGCTGGGGCTGCCCTATCTGCGCGAGGGGATCGCGAAGCTCTACAAGCGCTGGTACGACATCGATCTGGATCCCGCGCGCGTGGTCATCACTTCGGGATCTTCCGGGGCGTTCCAGCTGGCCTTCACGGCGCTGTTCGACGTAGGCGACAAGGTGGGTCTGGGCGAGCCGGGCTATCCGAGCTACCGCCAGATCCTCAAGGCGCTCTCGATCGAGCCGGTGGGCATTCCGACCGAGGCGCAGAACCGCTACCAGCCGACGCCCGAGGAAATCCCGGACGATCTGGCCGGGCTGATCGTGGCCTCGCCGGGCAACCCGTCGGGCACGATGCTGGGCAAGCCGGAACTGCAGGCGCTGATCGAGCATTGTCAGGCTCGCGACATCGCTTTCATCTCGGACGAGATCTATCACGGGCTGCAATATGAGGGCCGTGCGGTTTCGGCGCTGGAGATCAGCGACGACGTCTTCGTGATCAATTCCTTCTCGAAATATTTCTCGATGACGGGCTGGCGCGTGGGCTGGATGGTGGTGCCGGAAAGCCATCTGCGCACCGTGGAGCGTCTCGCGCAGCACATGTTCATCTGCGCCCCTCATGCGAGTCAGGTCGCGGCTCTGGGCGCGCTCGAGAGCCTCGACGAGATGGCCGAGAATGTCGCGCGCTACGGGCAGAGCCGGCAGATGCTGCTCGAAGAGCTACCGAAGATGGGCTTCACCCGGATCGCGCCCCCCGATGGGGCGTTCTACCTCTATGCCGATGTGTCGGAGCTGACCGAGGATAGCGCCGCTTTCGCTGCGGAAATCCTCGAGAGCGTCGGGGTGGCGGTCACGCCGGGGATGGATTTCGATCCCCATCGCGGCGCCCAGACCATCCGCTTCTCCTACGCGCAAAGCCCCGAGCGGGTCGCCGAGGGGATCAAACGGCTGCGGAGCTTCATGGAGAACCGCTGA
- a CDS encoding N-acetylmuramoyl-L-alanine amidase yields the protein MIGRFILLLAMSLALALPARAQDLSALAQYAPARSQIAQSGDKLAITLGISQPVPYRAFLLADPYRLVIDFRELNFGANPPENLLKGSDAIKGLRWGKFRPGWSRMVAELAHPMRLVSSEERTKGDPQIALTLAKVPAAKFTPRKGAADSALWDLPQPAPTPAPHRRQDGTRPLKVVLDPGHGGIDPGAEDGGAHEADIVLGFARQLRDAMRRAGMQVVMTRDQDVFVPLETRVTVARAAGADIFISLHADSIAEGRATGSTIYRLDDHAETEATRKLVQRHDRDDILAGVDLNGQGDAITHILVDLARRDTQPRSVRLSQVLAGAIKGAGLHMHKRPVQGANFSVLKSPDIPSVLVELGFLSSPADRARLKDPDWRARMAAAITKGVETWAQADAAEAKLLRQ from the coding sequence ATGATCGGGCGGTTCATTCTTCTTCTCGCGATGTCTCTCGCGCTGGCTCTGCCTGCGCGCGCTCAGGATCTGTCGGCCTTGGCGCAATACGCACCCGCGCGCAGCCAGATCGCGCAAAGCGGCGACAAGCTCGCGATTACGCTCGGGATCAGCCAGCCGGTGCCGTATCGCGCCTTTCTGCTGGCCGATCCCTACCGGCTGGTCATCGACTTCCGCGAGTTGAATTTCGGGGCCAACCCACCTGAAAATCTGCTGAAAGGCAGCGATGCGATCAAAGGTCTGCGCTGGGGCAAGTTCCGGCCCGGCTGGTCGCGGATGGTGGCCGAGCTGGCCCATCCGATGCGCCTCGTGAGCTCCGAAGAGCGCACCAAGGGCGACCCGCAAATCGCGCTGACTCTCGCAAAAGTCCCCGCTGCCAAGTTCACCCCGCGCAAGGGGGCAGCCGATTCCGCGCTCTGGGACTTGCCGCAGCCCGCGCCGACACCCGCGCCGCACCGCCGTCAGGATGGGACGCGGCCGCTGAAGGTCGTGCTCGATCCCGGCCATGGTGGCATCGATCCGGGTGCGGAGGATGGCGGCGCGCATGAGGCCGATATCGTGCTCGGCTTCGCGCGTCAGCTGCGCGACGCGATGCGCCGCGCGGGGATGCAGGTGGTCATGACGCGCGATCAGGACGTGTTCGTGCCGCTCGAGACCCGCGTGACGGTCGCGCGTGCGGCGGGGGCGGATATCTTCATCTCGCTCCATGCCGATTCCATCGCCGAAGGCCGGGCGACGGGCTCCACGATCTACCGGCTCGACGATCATGCCGAGACCGAGGCCACGCGCAAGCTGGTCCAGCGCCACGACCGCGACGATATCCTTGCAGGTGTCGATCTGAACGGGCAGGGCGATGCGATCACCCATATCCTCGTAGATCTGGCGCGGCGTGACACGCAGCCGCGCTCGGTCCGGCTGTCGCAGGTGCTGGCGGGCGCGATCAAGGGAGCGGGGCTGCATATGCACAAACGCCCGGTGCAGGGCGCGAATTTCTCGGTGCTGAAATCACCCGATATTCCGTCCGTCCTCGTGGAGCTGGGTTTCCTGTCGTCGCCTGCCGATCGGGCGCGGCTCAAAGACCCCGACTGGCGCGCCCGGATGGCTGCGGCGATCACCAAGGGTGTCGAGACCTGGGCGCAGGCCGATGCCGCCGAGGCGAAGCTTTTGCGCCAGTAA
- the ispG gene encoding flavodoxin-dependent (E)-4-hydroxy-3-methylbut-2-enyl-diphosphate synthase, whose protein sequence is MSLNPVRPWRNIYRRKSRQIMVGNVPVGGDAPISVQTMTNTDSSDVRATLDQVIRAADVGADIVRVSTPDESSTRALREICRESPVPIVADIHFHYKRAIEAAEAGAACLRINPGNIGDEKRVAEVVRAAKDHGCSIRIGVNAGSLERHLLEKYGEPCPEAMVESAMDHIRILEDHDFREYKISVKASDVFLAAAAYQGIAEATDAPIHLGITEAGGLTSGTVKSAIGLGNLLWMGIGDTLRVSLSADPVEEVKVGFEILKSLGLRTRGVQIISCPSCARQGFDVIATVAELEQRLEHIKTPISLSIIGCVVNGPGEALMTDIGFTGGGAGSGMVYMAGKQDHKQSNADMIDHIVELVEKKSAEIEAEKAAAE, encoded by the coding sequence ATGTCTCTCAACCCGGTCCGCCCGTGGCGCAATATCTATCGCCGCAAGTCCCGTCAGATCATGGTCGGCAATGTCCCCGTGGGGGGCGATGCGCCGATCTCGGTGCAGACGATGACCAATACCGACAGCTCGGACGTGCGCGCGACGCTCGATCAGGTGATCCGCGCGGCCGATGTCGGCGCGGATATCGTGCGTGTCTCGACCCCGGATGAATCGAGCACCCGCGCCCTGCGCGAGATTTGCCGCGAGAGCCCGGTGCCGATCGTTGCCGACATCCATTTCCACTACAAACGCGCGATCGAAGCGGCGGAGGCGGGAGCTGCCTGCCTGCGCATCAATCCCGGCAATATCGGTGATGAGAAGCGCGTGGCCGAGGTCGTGCGCGCCGCCAAGGATCACGGCTGTTCGATCCGGATCGGCGTGAATGCGGGCTCTCTCGAGAGGCACCTGCTGGAGAAATACGGCGAGCCGTGCCCCGAGGCGATGGTCGAGAGCGCTATGGACCATATCCGCATTCTCGAGGATCACGATTTCCGCGAATACAAGATTTCGGTGAAGGCGTCGGACGTGTTCCTCGCCGCCGCAGCCTACCAGGGCATCGCCGAGGCCACCGACGCGCCGATCCACCTTGGCATCACCGAGGCGGGCGGCCTGACCTCCGGCACGGTGAAATCCGCGATCGGGCTGGGCAACCTGCTGTGGATGGGCATTGGCGACACGCTGCGCGTCTCGCTCTCGGCCGATCCGGTCGAAGAGGTGAAGGTCGGTTTCGAGATCCTGAAATCGCTCGGGCTTCGTACCCGCGGCGTGCAGATCATCTCCTGCCCGTCCTGCGCGCGGCAAGGGTTCGACGTGATCGCGACCGTCGCAGAGCTCGAGCAACGGCTCGAACACATCAAGACACCGATCTCGCTGTCGATCATCGGCTGCGTCGTGAATGGTCCCGGCGAAGCGCTGATGACCGATATCGGCTTTACCGGCGGCGGAGCCGGATCGGGCATGGTTTACATGGCCGGCAAGCAGGATCACAAGCAGTCCAACGCGGATATGATCGACCATATCGTTGAATTGGTTGAGAAAAAATCGGCAGAGATCGAAGCGGAGAAAGCTGCCGCCGAGTAA
- a CDS encoding DsbA family protein, translating into MLRTLLAATAFAALATAAPLTPAAAQDFDFANMSDSEKSAFGDAVREYLMANPQVLVEAINELEAKQQAQQADNDKKLIQTNAKDIFEDGHSWVGGNPDGDITMVEFMDYKCTYCKKAYSEVSDLISKDGNIRFIVKEFPILGQQSELAARFAVATKQINGDDAYAKMHDTLMTARGDLTVESLSQIAKDQGLDPQPILKQMNDDSVTEVLRQNYQLAQRMAISGTPAFVIGGQMLRGYAPEAAMAKMVAEERQSE; encoded by the coding sequence ATGCTCCGCACGCTTCTGGCCGCGACCGCCTTCGCCGCGCTCGCCACGGCCGCCCCGCTCACCCCGGCAGCCGCCCAGGATTTCGACTTCGCCAATATGTCGGACAGCGAGAAATCCGCATTCGGCGACGCCGTGCGCGAATATCTGATGGCGAACCCGCAGGTTCTGGTCGAGGCGATCAACGAGCTGGAGGCCAAGCAACAGGCCCAGCAGGCCGACAATGACAAGAAGCTCATCCAGACCAATGCGAAGGACATCTTCGAGGACGGTCACAGCTGGGTCGGCGGCAATCCCGATGGTGACATTACCATGGTCGAGTTCATGGATTACAAATGCACCTACTGCAAGAAAGCCTATAGCGAGGTCTCGGACCTGATATCGAAGGACGGCAATATCCGCTTCATCGTCAAGGAATTCCCGATCCTCGGCCAGCAATCCGAACTCGCGGCGCGCTTCGCGGTGGCGACGAAGCAGATCAACGGCGACGACGCCTATGCGAAGATGCACGACACGCTGATGACCGCGCGGGGCGACCTGACCGTCGAGAGCCTGAGCCAGATCGCGAAGGATCAGGGTCTCGATCCGCAGCCGATCCTGAAGCAAATGAACGACGACTCGGTCACCGAGGTTCTGCGCCAGAACTACCAGCTGGCACAGCGCATGGCGATTTCGGGCACCCCGGCTTTCGTGATCGGCGGCCAAATGCTGCGCGGCTATGCCCCCGAAGCCGCGATGGCGAAAATGGTCGCCGAAGAGCGCCAATCCGAGTGA
- a CDS encoding orotate phosphoribosyltransferase, whose product MIPSSFPSKEEIARLTARMLLEIEAVHFNADEPFTLASGLPSPTYIDCRKLISFPRIRSTLMDFLAVTVMREAGFEAFDNIAGGETAGIPFAAMVAERLALPMTYVRKKPKGYGRNARIEGAMTEGQRVLLVEDLTTDGGSKLSFVDAIRDTGATCGHTAVIFYYGIFPETVPNLREHGVELHHLCTWWDVLAEAREQGSFSKETLDEVEAFLSDPRPWQDARKG is encoded by the coding sequence ATGATCCCCAGCTCCTTCCCCAGCAAAGAAGAAATCGCCCGCCTGACCGCGCGGATGCTTCTGGAAATCGAAGCGGTGCATTTCAACGCCGACGAGCCCTTCACGCTCGCCTCCGGCCTGCCCTCGCCGACCTATATCGATTGCCGCAAGCTGATCTCCTTCCCGCGTATCCGCTCGACGCTGATGGATTTCCTCGCCGTGACGGTGATGCGCGAAGCCGGCTTCGAGGCGTTCGACAATATCGCGGGCGGCGAGACGGCGGGCATTCCCTTCGCCGCGATGGTGGCGGAGCGTCTGGCACTGCCGATGACCTATGTGCGCAAGAAGCCGAAGGGCTACGGGCGCAACGCGCGCATCGAAGGCGCGATGACCGAGGGCCAGCGCGTGCTCTTGGTCGAGGATCTGACGACCGATGGCGGCTCGAAGTTGAGCTTCGTCGATGCGATCCGCGACACCGGCGCGACCTGCGGCCATACCGCGGTGATCTTCTATTACGGAATCTTCCCCGAGACGGTCCCGAACCTGCGCGAGCATGGCGTCGAGCTGCATCACCTGTGCACCTGGTGGGACGTTCTGGCCGAGGCGCGCGAACAGGGCAGCTTCTCGAAAGAGACGCTCGACGAGGTCGAAGCCTTCCTGAGCGATCCGCGCCCGTGGCAGGACGCGCGCAAGGGCTGA
- a CDS encoding replicative DNA helicase, whose translation MNDQAQRPDEGQPGNLPAEGTALPHNIEAEQQLLGAILTNNDIFDRIASVIKPEHFYEPVHQRIYEVAAAKIQKNALASPVTLKAYLEDDAGLQELGGPAYLARLAGAAISAYAARDYALMIYEMAVRRGLIELGQDISSRAGKPQIDDDPKEQIAAAEQRLYTLAEEGQAQKGWTSFLSAVTEAVQSANAAYQRDGGLAGVSTGLRDLDKKLGGFHPSDLLILAGRPSMGKTSLATNIAFNIAKAYKKGMRHDGVEGAIEGGVVGFFSLEMSAEQLAARILSEASEVPSERIRRGDMTESEFRRFVEAAKALEKCPLYIDDTPALPIGQVAARCRRLKRTHGLDVVIVDYLQLLRGSGRGDNRVQEIGEISMGLKAIAKELNIPVVALSQLSRTVESREDKRPQLSDLRESGSIEQDADVVMFVYRDEYYHERLKPPEDDPKFAEWMQKAERVHGKAEVILGKQRHGPIGTVELAFESQFTRFSDLAKPWQGDGSEGF comes from the coding sequence ATGAACGATCAGGCACAACGCCCCGATGAGGGGCAGCCCGGAAATTTGCCCGCAGAGGGCACCGCGCTGCCCCATAATATCGAAGCCGAACAGCAGCTTCTGGGTGCGATCCTCACGAATAACGACATCTTCGACCGGATCGCCTCCGTCATCAAACCGGAGCATTTCTACGAGCCGGTCCACCAGCGAATCTACGAGGTGGCGGCGGCGAAGATCCAGAAGAACGCGCTCGCCTCGCCGGTGACGCTGAAAGCCTATCTCGAGGACGATGCGGGCCTTCAGGAACTGGGCGGGCCAGCCTATCTGGCGCGTCTGGCGGGGGCGGCAATCTCGGCCTATGCGGCGCGCGACTACGCGCTGATGATCTACGAGATGGCGGTGCGGCGCGGGCTGATCGAACTGGGTCAGGATATCTCGTCGCGCGCGGGCAAACCGCAGATCGACGACGATCCGAAAGAGCAGATCGCGGCGGCCGAACAGCGGCTCTACACCTTGGCCGAAGAGGGTCAGGCGCAGAAGGGCTGGACCTCGTTCCTGTCGGCTGTGACCGAGGCCGTGCAATCGGCCAATGCCGCCTATCAGCGCGATGGCGGTCTGGCGGGCGTCTCGACGGGGCTGCGCGATCTCGACAAGAAGCTCGGTGGCTTCCACCCTTCGGATTTGCTGATCCTCGCGGGGCGTCCCTCGATGGGGAAAACCTCGCTTGCGACCAACATCGCATTCAACATCGCCAAGGCCTACAAGAAGGGCATGCGCCACGACGGGGTCGAGGGCGCAATCGAAGGCGGCGTTGTCGGGTTCTTCTCGCTCGAGATGAGCGCGGAACAGCTGGCCGCGCGTATCTTGTCCGAAGCCTCCGAAGTGCCCTCCGAGCGCATCCGGCGCGGCGACATGACGGAGAGCGAATTCCGCCGCTTCGTCGAGGCCGCGAAAGCGCTGGAGAAATGCCCGCTCTATATCGACGACACGCCCGCCCTGCCGATCGGTCAGGTCGCCGCGCGCTGCCGCCGACTGAAGCGGACGCACGGGCTCGACGTGGTGATCGTCGACTACCTGCAGCTGCTGCGCGGATCGGGCCGGGGCGATAACCGTGTGCAGGAGATCGGCGAGATCTCGATGGGTCTGAAGGCCATCGCGAAGGAATTGAACATCCCCGTGGTCGCGCTGTCGCAGCTGTCGCGGACGGTGGAAAGCCGCGAGGACAAGCGCCCGCAGCTTTCCGACCTTCGGGAATCCGGCTCGATCGAACAGGATGCCGACGTGGTGATGTTCGTCTATCGCGACGAATATTATCACGAACGCCTCAAGCCACCGGAAGACGACCCGAAATTCGCCGAATGGATGCAGAAGGCCGAACGCGTACACGGCAAGGCCGAGGTGATCCTCGGCAAGCAGCGTCACGGGCCGATCGGCACGGTGGAATTGGCCTTCGAGAGCCAGTTCACGCGCTTCTCGGATCTCGCCAAGCCTTGGCAGGGCGACGGCAGCGAAGGGTTCTGA